TGGCGCAGCGCCCGCGCGCGGCGGACGCGGTGGTGCCCCTCGAGGTCGGTTCGAGGCGGAATGACGGTATCGGTGCGAGGTCCGCTGTGGTCACCCTCGAAGCGGACCGGGTCCGCGCCGCTGGGCTCCGCGACCGTCGGCCCCGTTCCGTCCGCCACCAGCAGCAGGTCCAGTTCGCCGATCCAGCCGCCCGGCCCGGCCAGCCGGCGCAGGAAGTCGGGCGCCATCGAGCCGCCGAAGCCGTCCGGCCCGCGAGCCCCGTCCGGCCCGCGAGCCCCGCCCGGCCCGCGCGCCAGCACGTCCGCCGCCGGGAGCGCCGTGCACACGACCGCGTGCCCGGTGAACGCCGTGGCGCACTCCAGCCCGCCGGCCAGCGGCGGCAGCACGTCGACCGCACCGTCGACCGGCGGGAACCGGCCGGCCGCCGCGTCGAGCAACACCGTCAGCAGCGGATGTGGTGTCATGGCGGTTCACGCTAACGCCCGCGCTGAGGAGTGGTGCACCGTGCATGGTCCCGACCTGCTGGTCGATGCGTTCGATCGGATCCGCGAACGGGTCCACGCGACGGTCGGCGGGCTGACGCCGAGTCAGCTCGCGTACCGCGCCGACCCGGACGCCAACTCGATCGCCTGGCTGGTCTGGCACCTGACCCGGGTCCAGGACGACCACATCGCGGACCTCGCCGGCATCGACCAGGTGTGGACGTCGGGCCCGTGGGCGCACCGGTTCGACCTGCCGTTCCCGCCGTCGGCGACCGGCTACGGCCACAGCAGCGCCGACGTCGCGGCCGTCGTGGTGACCGACCCGGAGCTACTGACCGGCTACTTCGACGCGACGCACGAGATCACGGAGGGCTTCCTGCGCGAGCTCGACGACGAGACGCTGGACCGCGTCGTCGACGAGAGCTGGGATCCGCCGGTGACCATGGGGGTGCGCCTGGTCAGCGTCATCGGCGACAACTACCAGCACGTCGGGCAGGCCGCGTTCCTGCGCGGCATCGTGACGCGGCTCGGGATCGCCTGACGGGCGACCCGCCGCCGTCAGTCCTCGAACGTGTTCACCATGGAGTGAGCCGCCCGCTCGAGGTAGTCCCACAGCGTGTCGCGGTAGACGGGCGGCAGGCCGAGCTCGTCGACCGCCGTGCGCATGTGCAGCAGCCAGCGGTCCCGCGCCTCGGGGTTGACCTTGAACGGCGCGTGCCGCATGCGCAGCCGGGGGTGACCGCGCTGCTCGGAGTACGTCGTCGGGCCGCCCCAGTACTGCTCCAGGAACAGCAGCAGCCGCTCTTCCGCCGGGCCGAGGTCCTCTTCGGGGTACATCGGCTTGAGCAGCGGGTCGGTGGCGACGCCCTCGTAGAAGCGGTGCACGAGCTTCGCGAACGTCTCGTGGCCGCCGACGGCGTCGTAGAAGTTGTCCAGGCGCGTGGTCACCCCTCCATCGTCGCCGTCAGGTGACCCGAGATGCAAAGTGCCCCTGGCCACACATCCGCGACGGGGACAGGGAAGGATGGACGACGGTCGCTCACACGTCGTATGAGAGGAACGTTCATGGCAACGACCCGCACCGCCACCACGCGCTGGGAAGGCTCGCTGTTCGAGGGCGCCGGTCGCGTCACGCTCGACTCGTCGGGGCTGGGCACGTACGACGTCACCTGGGCCTCGCGTGCGGAGACGCCGGACGGCAAGACGTCGCCGGAGGAGCTCATCGCGGCGGCGCACTCGTCCTGCTTCTCGATGGCGTTCTCGAACGGCCTCGCGAAGGCCGGCACGCCGCCCACGT
This Jiangella alba DNA region includes the following protein-coding sequences:
- a CDS encoding mycothiol transferase, whose protein sequence is MAVHANARAEEWCTVHGPDLLVDAFDRIRERVHATVGGLTPSQLAYRADPDANSIAWLVWHLTRVQDDHIADLAGIDQVWTSGPWAHRFDLPFPPSATGYGHSSADVAAVVVTDPELLTGYFDATHEITEGFLRELDDETLDRVVDESWDPPVTMGVRLVSVIGDNYQHVGQAAFLRGIVTRLGIA
- a CDS encoding OsmC family protein → MATTRTATTRWEGSLFEGAGRVTLDSSGLGTYDVTWASRAETPDGKTSPEELIAAAHSSCFSMAFSNGLAKAGTPPTSLETSADVTFQPGEGITGIKITVRGVVPGISSEDFVAAAEDAKANCPVSKALTGTTITLDAALADA
- a CDS encoding globin, with protein sequence MTTRLDNFYDAVGGHETFAKLVHRFYEGVATDPLLKPMYPEEDLGPAEERLLLFLEQYWGGPTTYSEQRGHPRLRMRHAPFKVNPEARDRWLLHMRTAVDELGLPPVYRDTLWDYLERAAHSMVNTFED